The following are encoded in a window of Cryobacterium sp. CG_9.6 genomic DNA:
- a CDS encoding LLM class flavin-dependent oxidoreductase — protein sequence MTREIRFNAFDMNCVAHQSAGLWRHPDDQGWRYKDLRYWTDLAKLLEAGSFDGIFIADVLGTYDVYGGSNEAAIRHGAQVPVGDPILLISAMASVTENLGFGVTAGTSYEHPYPFARRMSTLDHLTNGRVGWNVVTGYLPSAARNMGHDDQLEHDDRYDVADEYLEVLYKLWEGSWEDDAVVRDREAGVFTDPTKVHEIGHAGKHFTVPGIHLAEPSTQRSPVIYQAGASPRGIKFAAENAEAIFVAASTKPQLKATVKKIRDALEAQGRDRYSAKIYTLLTIITDETPEKAQAKYQEYLTYASEEGALVFMSGWMGIDLSTYDLDEPIGNVKSNAIQSAVANVQGAGGEGKEWTVRDIARQGAIGGLGPIVVGSGVEVADHLQDWVADTDVDGFNLAYAITPGTFEDVIEFVIPELRKRGAYPEGYTEGSLRNKLHGRGDRLPAEHRGAGYRLETANATLTP from the coding sequence ATGACCCGAGAGATTCGCTTCAACGCCTTCGACATGAACTGTGTCGCCCACCAGTCAGCCGGCCTCTGGCGCCACCCGGATGATCAGGGCTGGCGATACAAGGACCTCCGGTACTGGACCGACCTCGCCAAACTGCTCGAGGCGGGAAGCTTTGACGGTATCTTCATCGCCGACGTGCTCGGAACCTATGACGTCTACGGCGGCAGCAACGAAGCGGCCATCCGCCACGGCGCGCAGGTTCCGGTGGGCGACCCCATTCTGCTCATCTCGGCCATGGCCAGCGTCACCGAAAACCTCGGCTTCGGCGTCACGGCCGGAACGTCCTACGAGCACCCGTACCCCTTTGCTCGGCGCATGTCCACGCTCGACCACCTCACTAACGGTCGCGTCGGCTGGAACGTCGTCACCGGCTACCTCCCCTCAGCCGCGCGCAACATGGGTCACGACGACCAGCTTGAGCACGATGACCGCTATGACGTGGCCGACGAGTACCTGGAGGTTCTCTACAAGCTGTGGGAGGGCTCGTGGGAGGACGACGCGGTTGTGCGCGACCGCGAGGCAGGTGTGTTCACTGACCCAACGAAGGTGCACGAGATTGGGCACGCGGGCAAGCACTTCACGGTGCCCGGAATTCACCTGGCCGAACCGTCCACGCAGCGCAGTCCCGTCATTTACCAGGCGGGAGCGTCGCCGCGCGGCATCAAGTTTGCGGCCGAGAATGCTGAGGCGATTTTTGTGGCGGCGTCCACGAAACCGCAGCTCAAGGCGACGGTTAAGAAGATTCGTGATGCCCTCGAGGCTCAGGGCCGAGACCGCTACTCCGCCAAGATCTACACGCTGCTCACCATCATCACCGATGAGACACCCGAGAAAGCTCAGGCGAAATACCAGGAGTACCTCACCTACGCGAGCGAGGAGGGTGCACTGGTCTTCATGTCGGGCTGGATGGGCATCGATCTGTCCACCTACGACCTCGATGAGCCGATCGGCAACGTGAAGAGCAACGCCATTCAGTCTGCCGTGGCCAATGTGCAGGGCGCCGGGGGCGAAGGCAAGGAGTGGACCGTGCGCGACATTGCCCGCCAGGGTGCCATTGGCGGCCTCGGACCCATCGTTGTGGGTTCCGGCGTCGAGGTGGCCGACCACCTGCAGGACTGGGTGGCCGACACCGACGTGGACGGCTTCAACCTCGCGTACGCCATCACGCCCGGAACCTTTGAAGACGTGATCGAATTCGTCATTCCCGAGCTGCGCAAGCGCGGCGCCTACCCGGAGGGTTACACGGAGGGCAGCCTGCGTAACAAGCTGCACGGTCGCGGAGACCGACTGCCGGCCGAGCACCGGGGCGCGGGTTACCGACTCGAGACCGCCAACGCGACGCTCACGCCGTAA
- a CDS encoding alpha/beta hydrolase: MRQFRNSAKETGLSRVPVWVWRALMLRLPENGATLLQAKSIDTVEYHLDIDYAGDGARDHRLDVLVPRDAAESLPVYVYFHGGGWTSGDKSPLTKYCASQAAEGMIVVNANYRMATRFQLSHMMQDGNDVLDWVARNISDFGRDPTRIVLGGDSAGGHIAALLTASTFEPELAAHYNISPRVDRTNLLGLVQHCSIADFSVMFERGFVLSLNFLRMLLPERGRGLHLRTAARFMSPIEWLDGGFPPVFITTSERDYFYRANLNFIAALRSKSIRVDTMIYGRNQVNTRHTWQQHSRHPESQEVYKRLGEFVRRVAPRSEAALPVGAVAVTPAAV; this comes from the coding sequence GTGCGACAGTTCCGTAATTCTGCGAAGGAAACCGGTCTCTCCCGGGTTCCGGTCTGGGTGTGGCGGGCTCTCATGCTGCGCCTGCCCGAAAACGGTGCCACCCTCTTGCAGGCCAAATCCATCGACACGGTGGAGTACCACCTCGACATCGATTACGCCGGAGACGGTGCGCGGGATCACCGTCTCGATGTGCTGGTACCGCGAGATGCAGCCGAGTCCCTCCCCGTCTACGTGTACTTTCACGGTGGCGGCTGGACGTCGGGAGACAAATCTCCGCTGACGAAATACTGTGCCAGTCAGGCTGCCGAGGGCATGATTGTGGTCAATGCCAACTACCGCATGGCCACGCGCTTTCAGCTGTCCCACATGATGCAGGACGGCAATGACGTGTTGGACTGGGTTGCCCGCAACATCAGTGACTTCGGCCGCGACCCGACCCGTATTGTGCTCGGTGGAGACTCCGCCGGTGGTCACATCGCAGCGCTTCTCACCGCCTCAACTTTTGAACCCGAACTCGCCGCGCACTACAACATCAGCCCCCGGGTGGACCGCACCAATCTGCTTGGGTTGGTTCAGCACTGCAGCATCGCCGATTTTTCGGTGATGTTTGAGCGTGGCTTCGTCCTGAGCCTCAACTTCTTGCGCATGCTCTTGCCGGAGCGGGGTCGAGGCCTTCATCTGCGCACGGCGGCGCGGTTCATGTCGCCCATCGAGTGGCTCGATGGTGGTTTTCCACCGGTGTTCATCACCACCTCTGAGCGAGATTACTTCTATCGCGCGAACCTCAACTTCATCGCGGCGCTACGCAGTAAATCCATCCGCGTTGACACCATGATCTACGGGCGAAATCAAGTGAACACCCGGCATACCTGGCAGCAGCATTCCCGCCACCCCGAGTCGCAGGAAGTGTATAAACGGCTGGGCGAGTTCGTGCGCCGCGTGGCGCCGCGTTCCGAGGCCGCCCTCCCCGTCGGTGCCGTCGCCGTCACTCCCGCAGCGGTGTAG
- a CDS encoding cysteine desulfurase-like protein, which produces MTYNAIAIRSHFPALTAGLAHFDGPGGTQTPRQVGAAIALTLTRPLTIRGTRSLPERNAEAAVQGFRQACADLLGADPRGIIYGRSATALTYDFSHHLSQHWGPGDEIVVTRLDHDANISPWVQAAERVGATVRWVDFDPATGELTAAMVAAVLTSKTRLVAVTAASNLIGTRPPITAIAALVHAVDALLWVDGVHNTPHASVDVQTLGADFYVCSAYKFLGPHCGVLAAAPELLETLHPDKLVASTDASPERFEFGTLPYETMVGVTAAIDFLAALVPAGADAAAAGAAAPSRREQLLASFAALEEHEAALRARLESGLAELPGVTIHSRAANRTPTLLITFANHSAADASLFLIERKVLAPAGSFYALEASRVLGLGDAGGLRIGLAAYTTAGEIERLLVGLEDFLQQP; this is translated from the coding sequence GTGACCTACAACGCGATTGCCATCCGATCCCACTTTCCTGCCCTCACCGCGGGTCTGGCCCATTTCGATGGGCCCGGCGGCACGCAAACGCCGCGTCAGGTTGGTGCGGCCATCGCCCTCACCCTCACCCGACCGCTCACCATCCGCGGCACTCGGAGCCTGCCGGAGCGCAACGCCGAGGCCGCCGTGCAGGGTTTTCGCCAGGCCTGCGCAGACCTGCTCGGTGCGGATCCCCGCGGAATCATCTACGGGCGCAGCGCCACTGCTCTTACCTATGACTTCTCTCACCATCTGTCCCAGCACTGGGGGCCCGGCGACGAGATTGTGGTCACCCGACTCGACCACGACGCGAACATCAGCCCCTGGGTTCAGGCCGCCGAACGCGTTGGTGCCACCGTGCGCTGGGTGGACTTCGATCCCGCTACGGGTGAGCTCACCGCCGCCATGGTCGCGGCCGTTCTCACGTCGAAGACCCGCCTGGTGGCCGTCACCGCCGCGAGTAACCTCATCGGCACTCGCCCACCCATCACCGCCATTGCTGCTCTCGTGCATGCGGTGGACGCGCTCCTCTGGGTGGACGGGGTTCATAACACTCCGCACGCGAGCGTGGACGTGCAGACCCTCGGAGCCGATTTCTATGTGTGTTCGGCATACAAGTTTCTCGGCCCGCACTGCGGTGTGCTCGCCGCCGCTCCCGAACTCCTCGAAACCCTGCACCCCGACAAGCTGGTGGCGTCAACGGATGCCAGTCCCGAGCGATTCGAGTTCGGCACCCTGCCCTACGAGACGATGGTCGGCGTCACGGCAGCGATTGATTTTCTCGCCGCCCTCGTGCCGGCGGGAGCGGATGCCGCCGCAGCGGGTGCCGCCGCACCCTCGCGTCGCGAGCAGCTGCTGGCATCCTTTGCGGCCCTCGAAGAGCATGAGGCGGCGCTTCGCGCGCGGCTGGAATCGGGCCTGGCGGAGTTGCCGGGTGTGACCATCCACTCTCGAGCGGCCAACCGCACGCCAACGCTGTTGATCACCTTTGCAAACCATTCCGCGGCCGACGCGTCACTGTTTCTCATCGAGCGCAAGGTTCTCGCGCCGGCCGGATCATTTTATGCGCTCGAAGCGAGCAGAGTACTCGGGCTCGGTGACGCGGGGGGTCTACGCATCGGCCTCGCGGCGTACACCACAGCCGGCGAGATAGAGCGCCTTCTGGTGGGTCTCGAAGACTTTCTGCAGCAGCCATAA
- a CDS encoding DUF1304 domain-containing protein translates to MAYIAAFFVALAALLHGYIFFMESFWWARPEVWKRFGVKNQAAANTIKPMAYNQGFYNLFLGFGAVFGLGLYFGGLWIPGVTLILFTTACMVLAAIVLRTSGPSYTRAAVVQGTLPLISFVLFIVALFT, encoded by the coding sequence ATGGCCTATATTGCTGCGTTCTTCGTTGCCCTCGCTGCACTGTTGCACGGGTACATCTTTTTCATGGAGAGTTTCTGGTGGGCCCGGCCGGAGGTGTGGAAGCGCTTCGGTGTGAAAAATCAGGCCGCCGCCAACACCATCAAGCCCATGGCGTACAACCAGGGCTTCTACAACCTGTTCCTCGGTTTCGGCGCTGTCTTTGGTCTGGGCCTGTACTTCGGGGGTCTGTGGATCCCCGGCGTGACCCTGATTCTGTTCACGACGGCCTGCATGGTGCTTGCCGCGATCGTGCTGCGCACCTCCGGTCCGAGCTACACTCGGGCCGCGGTCGTTCAGGGCACCCTGCCCCTCATCAGCTTCGTCCTGTTCATCGTCGCGCTCTTCACCTGA
- a CDS encoding rhodanese-related sulfurtransferase has protein sequence MAIPKILLYYAFTPLADPDAVRLWQRDLCESLGLRGRIIVSKDGLNGTLGGDLPILKRYIRKTRDYPAFRHIDFKWSEGTGVDESGLSLDFPRLVVKVRDEIVSFGAPGELRVDASGVIGGGTRLDPVALHQLVAERGDDVVFFDGRNAFEAEIGRFRNAVIPDVVDTREFVAELDSGKYDHLKGKPVVTYCTGGIRCEVLSGLMKSRGFGEVYQLEGGIARYGEAFGDDGLWDGSLYVFDQRMAVNFSDHTAVLGRCQECGDPTRHMLNCRDFLCREQLVVCEECVALAVPSCLVNA, from the coding sequence GTGGCCATTCCGAAGATCCTCCTCTACTACGCCTTCACGCCCCTCGCCGACCCCGATGCCGTGCGGCTCTGGCAGCGCGATCTGTGCGAGAGCCTGGGGCTGCGTGGACGCATTATTGTGTCGAAAGATGGCCTCAACGGCACCCTTGGCGGCGACCTTCCCATCCTGAAGCGCTACATTCGCAAAACACGCGACTACCCCGCCTTCCGGCACATTGACTTTAAGTGGAGCGAGGGTACGGGCGTCGACGAGTCTGGCCTCAGCCTCGATTTTCCCCGACTTGTCGTGAAAGTACGCGACGAGATCGTGAGCTTTGGCGCTCCGGGCGAGCTCCGAGTGGATGCCTCGGGCGTGATCGGCGGCGGAACCAGACTCGATCCCGTGGCTCTGCACCAACTCGTGGCCGAGCGCGGTGACGACGTGGTGTTCTTCGATGGGCGCAACGCCTTCGAGGCGGAGATTGGTCGTTTTCGCAACGCGGTGATTCCCGATGTGGTGGACACCCGAGAGTTCGTCGCCGAGCTCGACAGTGGCAAGTATGACCACCTCAAGGGCAAGCCGGTGGTGACCTACTGCACCGGCGGCATCCGCTGTGAGGTGTTGAGTGGTCTCATGAAGTCGCGCGGGTTCGGCGAGGTGTACCAGTTGGAGGGCGGCATTGCCCGCTACGGTGAGGCCTTCGGCGATGATGGCCTGTGGGACGGGTCGCTCTACGTGTTCGATCAGCGCATGGCGGTGAACTTCAGTGATCACACCGCGGTGCTTGGGCGGTGTCAGGAGTGCGGTGATCCCACGCGCCACATGCTCAATTGCCGTGATTTCTTGTGTCGCGAGCAGCTTGTGGTCTGCGAGGAGTGCGTGGCTCTCGCCGTTCCCTCCTGTCTCGTGAACGCCTAA
- the hemB gene encoding porphobilinogen synthase — translation MSNPVIRPRRLRTTPALRRLASEIRVHPAELVLPMFVREGSAAMPIQSMPGVVQHSVDSARRAVVAAAEAGIGGVMLFGVPEVRDATGTGATDPNGILNVATRALVEEIGDTLVVQTDLCLDEFTDHGHCGVLAEDGRVDNDATLLRYSEMALAQASAGSALLGLSGMMDGQVAAVRSTLDAAGFEDTAVLAYSAKYASAYYGPFREAVASTLVGNRRTYQLDPANRREGVREAQIDIDEGADIVMVKPAGSYLDVLAEVAAMSSVPVWAYQVSGEYAMIEAAAAQGWIDRRRAVEESVLSIRRAGADAVLTYWAVELATWLNEERA, via the coding sequence GTGAGTAACCCCGTTATCCGCCCGCGACGCCTGCGTACCACCCCCGCGCTTCGTCGCCTGGCCAGTGAAATCCGCGTCCACCCCGCCGAGCTCGTTCTTCCCATGTTCGTGCGGGAAGGCAGCGCGGCCATGCCTATCCAGTCCATGCCCGGCGTCGTTCAGCACAGCGTCGACAGTGCCCGCCGCGCGGTTGTTGCGGCCGCCGAGGCGGGCATCGGTGGGGTGATGCTGTTCGGAGTGCCCGAGGTGCGCGATGCCACCGGAACGGGAGCAACCGATCCGAACGGAATTCTCAACGTGGCCACGCGAGCTCTCGTCGAGGAGATCGGCGACACCCTCGTCGTACAGACCGACCTCTGTCTGGATGAGTTCACTGACCATGGACACTGCGGTGTGCTTGCCGAGGATGGTCGCGTGGACAACGACGCCACCCTGCTGCGTTACAGCGAGATGGCCCTCGCCCAGGCCTCGGCCGGCTCAGCCCTCCTCGGCCTGAGCGGCATGATGGACGGCCAGGTTGCCGCCGTGCGCTCCACCCTGGATGCGGCCGGTTTCGAAGACACCGCAGTGCTCGCCTACTCGGCCAAGTACGCATCGGCCTACTACGGCCCGTTTCGGGAAGCCGTCGCCTCCACCCTGGTGGGGAACCGTCGCACGTACCAGCTCGACCCGGCCAACCGCCGCGAGGGCGTGCGTGAAGCCCAGATCGACATCGATGAGGGCGCCGATATCGTGATGGTCAAACCGGCCGGAAGTTATCTCGACGTTCTGGCCGAGGTCGCCGCCATGAGCTCGGTCCCCGTCTGGGCTTATCAAGTCTCGGGTGAATACGCCATGATCGAAGCCGCTGCCGCCCAAGGGTGGATCGACCGGCGCCGCGCCGTCGAAGAATCTGTTTTGAGTATCCGTCGGGCCGGTGCTGATGCCGTGCTCACCTACTGGGCTGTAGAGCTCGCTACCTGGCTGAATGAGGAACGCGCATGA
- the hemC gene encoding hydroxymethylbilane synthase, producing the protein MSVIRVGTRSSALALAQTTTIANRIANSSGSEVQIVPIVTHGDTSTDSLSSLGGTGVFASALREALLNDECDLVVHSLKDLPTDAYPGLSLGAIPKRADARDVLCARSGFTLDTLPEGARVGTGSPRRMAQLRERRPDLTIVDIRGNIDTRLGRVVEGDLDAVVLAAAGLGRLGKLDAAQSEILELSDWPTAPGQGALGIEVRSGKLDRVLASALQSINHVSTEAVVSAERLVLARLEAGCAAPVGATAVLDTGLFFLTATVYSPDGSRRITSSHAATPESHSAAHLHDAAQDISERVAVDLLAGGAAEFAPLKVTT; encoded by the coding sequence GTGAGTGTAATTCGCGTTGGAACACGCAGTAGCGCTCTCGCGCTGGCGCAGACGACGACGATCGCCAACCGCATCGCCAACTCGTCGGGGTCCGAGGTGCAGATCGTGCCGATCGTCACCCACGGTGACACGTCGACCGACTCGCTCTCGAGCCTCGGCGGGACGGGTGTGTTTGCGAGCGCGCTGCGTGAGGCGCTGCTGAACGACGAGTGCGACCTCGTCGTGCACTCGCTCAAGGACCTTCCGACGGATGCCTACCCGGGCCTCTCCCTCGGCGCCATCCCGAAGCGAGCGGATGCCCGCGACGTGCTGTGCGCCCGTTCGGGCTTCACGCTCGACACGCTTCCGGAGGGTGCGCGCGTGGGAACAGGTTCGCCGCGCCGGATGGCGCAGCTTCGGGAGCGTCGCCCGGACCTCACCATTGTGGATATTCGTGGCAACATCGACACCCGACTCGGACGCGTCGTTGAGGGTGACCTCGACGCCGTCGTGCTGGCAGCAGCCGGCCTCGGCCGTCTGGGCAAGCTCGACGCTGCGCAGTCTGAAATTCTGGAACTCTCGGACTGGCCCACCGCTCCGGGCCAGGGAGCCCTCGGCATTGAGGTGCGCAGCGGCAAGCTCGATCGGGTGCTCGCGTCGGCGCTGCAGTCCATCAACCACGTGTCCACGGAGGCCGTCGTCTCGGCTGAGCGGCTCGTACTGGCGCGGCTTGAAGCGGGCTGCGCCGCACCGGTCGGTGCCACCGCAGTGCTCGACACCGGACTGTTCTTTCTCACCGCCACGGTCTACAGCCCCGATGGCAGTCGACGCATCACCAGCTCGCACGCGGCCACACCCGAGTCCCACTCCGCTGCGCACCTGCACGACGCGGCACAGGACATTTCCGAACGTGTCGCAGTCGACCTGCTGGCCGGTGGCGCGGCCGAATTCGCCCCACTGAAAGTGACCACGTGA
- a CDS encoding uroporphyrinogen-III synthase — translation MNPRHSLPKPLAGWRVLVPRGGPWGDQVAANLRSKGAHPIVAPMINFAATDDAPALNEALARLAAGEFDWMTITSATTVDVLQSHRAVVGPGTRIAAVGETTAAALVAAGYHVDIVPSEDNSARGLLAEWESATAGVIPLRVLTLRSEIAKPLLTEGLRRIGHDVESVVAYRTVGVPVSDQVVADVKAGLVQAVLVTSGSVARQVQDQFGSIPENTLVACIGPQTAKDARVMGLRVDVIATDRTAESLIEALVTAAVATAVSAVDAH, via the coding sequence GTGAATCCTCGACATTCTCTGCCCAAGCCCCTCGCCGGATGGCGAGTCCTCGTCCCGCGCGGCGGGCCCTGGGGCGACCAGGTTGCTGCCAACCTGAGGTCCAAGGGTGCGCACCCGATCGTGGCCCCCATGATCAACTTTGCGGCGACGGACGATGCTCCGGCCCTGAACGAGGCGCTGGCGCGTCTCGCCGCTGGTGAGTTCGACTGGATGACCATCACGAGTGCCACCACCGTGGATGTTTTGCAGTCCCACCGTGCCGTGGTCGGCCCCGGCACCCGCATCGCTGCCGTGGGTGAAACAACGGCAGCGGCGCTCGTTGCGGCCGGATACCACGTGGATATCGTTCCCTCCGAGGACAACTCGGCCCGCGGACTGCTCGCCGAGTGGGAGAGTGCCACCGCCGGCGTCATCCCCCTGCGGGTGCTCACGCTGCGCAGCGAGATCGCCAAGCCGCTCCTCACCGAGGGGCTCCGACGCATTGGACACGATGTGGAATCCGTCGTGGCGTATCGCACCGTTGGCGTTCCCGTGAGCGACCAGGTCGTCGCCGACGTGAAGGCTGGCCTTGTGCAGGCGGTGCTCGTGACGAGCGGCAGTGTCGCCCGCCAGGTTCAGGATCAGTTCGGCTCTATCCCCGAGAACACCCTGGTGGCCTGCATTGGTCCGCAAACCGCCAAGGATGCGCGGGTCATGGGTCTGCGCGTTGACGTGATCGCGACGGATCGCACCGCCGAATCGCTCATTGAGGCGCTCGTAACCGCGGCCGTTGCAACGGCCGTCTCCGCGGTTGACGCGCACTGA
- a CDS encoding YbhB/YbcL family Raf kinase inhibitor-like protein: MTIDPLARFGEVPQFTLTSTDMTDAAPLFAPQYGAASGGEDHSPELTWTGFPPETKSFAVTMYDPDAPTGSGFWHWAIYNLPVSVTSLAAGAGAAASPLLPPEARTLPNETRQRSFVGAGPPPGTGTHRYQFIVHALDVESLELDPESTPAVLGFNAHFHVLGRAVLEATGVAGGADPQ; this comes from the coding sequence ATGACTATCGACCCACTCGCACGATTCGGCGAAGTGCCGCAGTTCACGCTCACGAGCACCGACATGACGGATGCCGCGCCCCTGTTCGCCCCGCAGTACGGAGCCGCCTCGGGCGGCGAGGACCACTCTCCAGAACTCACCTGGACCGGTTTCCCGCCCGAGACGAAGAGCTTTGCCGTCACGATGTATGACCCGGATGCCCCCACGGGTAGTGGTTTCTGGCACTGGGCGATTTATAACCTGCCGGTGTCCGTGACCTCCCTCGCCGCTGGTGCGGGTGCAGCGGCCAGTCCGCTGTTGCCGCCCGAGGCGCGCACGCTGCCCAATGAGACCAGGCAGCGCTCTTTCGTGGGCGCTGGACCGCCTCCCGGAACCGGTACGCATCGCTACCAGTTCATCGTGCATGCCCTCGACGTGGAGTCGCTCGAGCTGGACCCGGAGTCAACCCCGGCCGTGCTCGGTTTCAACGCTCATTTTCATGTTCTGGGCCGCGCAGTGCTCGAGGCCACGGGCGTCGCAGGTGGAGCTGACCCGCAGTAA
- a CDS encoding ferrochelatase has product MTEYDAILLAGFGGPEGQDDVIPFLRNVTRGRGIPENRLEAVAVHYRHFGGVSPINDQNRVLQIALQAELDARGIALPVIWGNRNWAPYLKDTISEAHDAGQDRLLAIATSAYSSYSGCRQYREDFAAALTDTNLEGVVHIDKVRQFFDHPGFVAPFVTGVQQGLADVAAQLPGIDLATEVEVLFSTHSIPMTDANKSGPPERGFGEGGAYAAQHMAVAQTVMKGHTTPWQLVYQSRSGPPTMPWLEPDINDAIALLPARGIRAVVIVPLGFVSDHMEVMWDLDNEAMESSEKHGIFAVRVPTPGVSHEFVSGLIDLVEERLNDTPNEERKSVTDLGPWYDVCRPGCCENVRFGFKPAVAGMVP; this is encoded by the coding sequence ATGACTGAGTACGACGCTATTCTTCTCGCCGGCTTCGGCGGACCCGAGGGACAAGACGATGTCATTCCCTTCCTGCGCAACGTAACCCGCGGTCGCGGTATCCCCGAGAACCGCCTCGAGGCTGTGGCTGTTCACTACCGCCACTTCGGCGGCGTGAGCCCCATCAACGACCAGAACCGTGTGCTTCAGATTGCCCTTCAAGCCGAGCTCGACGCACGCGGCATTGCTCTGCCCGTGATCTGGGGTAACCGCAACTGGGCACCGTACCTAAAAGACACCATCAGCGAGGCGCACGATGCGGGCCAAGACCGTCTCCTCGCCATCGCCACGAGCGCGTACAGTTCCTACTCCGGCTGCCGCCAGTACCGTGAGGACTTCGCTGCCGCGCTCACCGACACCAACCTCGAAGGCGTCGTTCACATCGACAAGGTGCGCCAGTTCTTCGACCACCCCGGCTTTGTCGCTCCGTTCGTCACCGGAGTGCAGCAGGGCCTGGCGGATGTTGCCGCTCAGCTTCCCGGCATCGACCTGGCTACCGAGGTGGAGGTGTTGTTCTCCACCCACTCGATCCCCATGACCGACGCCAACAAGAGTGGTCCGCCCGAGCGTGGATTCGGTGAGGGTGGCGCCTATGCCGCCCAGCACATGGCCGTGGCGCAGACGGTCATGAAGGGCCACACCACGCCGTGGCAGCTGGTGTACCAGTCCCGCAGCGGGCCGCCCACCATGCCCTGGCTCGAGCCCGACATCAACGACGCCATTGCGCTGTTGCCGGCGCGCGGCATCCGTGCGGTGGTTATTGTTCCGCTCGGCTTCGTGAGCGACCACATGGAAGTGATGTGGGATCTCGACAACGAAGCCATGGAATCCAGTGAGAAGCACGGCATCTTTGCCGTCCGCGTTCCCACACCCGGCGTTTCTCACGAGTTCGTCAGCGGCCTCATCGACCTCGTTGAGGAACGCCTGAACGACACCCCCAATGAGGAACGCAAGTCGGTCACTGATTTGGGTCCCTGGTACGACGTGTGTCGGCCCGGTTGTTGCGAGAACGTGCGCTTCGGATTCAAGCCGGCCGTTGCAGGAATGGTTCCGTGA
- the hemL gene encoding glutamate-1-semialdehyde 2,1-aminomutase, whose protein sequence is MTNNDELFERAQRSIPGGVNSPVRAFRSVGGTPLFLVKALGAYVTDADGRDYVDLVSSWGPAILGHAHPDVVKAVQDAAELGLSFGASTPAETELAELVKGRVGAIEKLRLVSTGTEATMTAIRLARGFTGRDLLIKFAGHYHGHSDGLLAEAGSGLATLALPGSAGVTAATAAQTLVLPYNDLDAVRAAFEAHPGRIAALITEAAAANMGVVAPDPGFNVGLAAIVHEHGALLIFDEVLTGFRVAPGGYWGLENATDDRYKPDLLTFGKIIGGGLPVAALGGRADVMDYLAPLGPVYQAGTLSGNPVAVAAGIATLKAVDAAVYEHIDATSLLLSEAVSAALSAEGVAHRVQRAGNLFSFVFGAEAAAQAPRTYAEVLRQEAFRYAPFFHAMLDGGVSLPPSVFEAWFVSNAHDETAIGRIFDALPAAARAAAAATV, encoded by the coding sequence ATGACCAACAATGATGAACTCTTCGAGCGTGCCCAGCGGTCCATCCCCGGTGGTGTGAACTCGCCCGTGCGAGCTTTTCGCTCCGTGGGTGGCACCCCGCTCTTTCTCGTCAAGGCACTCGGTGCATACGTCACCGATGCCGACGGTCGCGACTATGTCGACCTAGTGAGCTCGTGGGGTCCCGCCATTCTGGGCCACGCTCATCCGGATGTCGTGAAGGCGGTTCAGGACGCCGCCGAGCTCGGACTCTCCTTCGGAGCATCGACTCCGGCCGAGACCGAACTCGCTGAGCTCGTGAAAGGGCGAGTGGGCGCGATCGAAAAGTTGCGCCTTGTGTCCACCGGCACGGAAGCCACCATGACGGCTATTCGTCTGGCGCGTGGATTCACCGGCCGTGATCTGCTGATTAAGTTTGCGGGTCACTACCACGGACACTCGGATGGACTGCTGGCCGAGGCCGGTTCCGGTTTGGCCACCCTTGCCCTGCCGGGTTCCGCCGGGGTCACGGCAGCCACCGCTGCGCAGACGCTTGTGCTGCCCTACAACGATTTGGACGCCGTCCGCGCCGCCTTCGAGGCGCACCCCGGTCGCATTGCGGCCCTCATCACCGAGGCTGCCGCCGCCAACATGGGCGTCGTGGCCCCGGACCCGGGATTCAACGTGGGCCTCGCCGCCATCGTGCACGAGCACGGTGCCCTGCTCATCTTTGATGAGGTGCTCACCGGTTTCCGCGTGGCTCCGGGCGGCTACTGGGGCCTGGAAAACGCCACAGACGACCGCTACAAGCCCGACCTGCTCACTTTCGGCAAGATCATTGGCGGTGGGCTCCCCGTAGCCGCGCTCGGTGGTCGTGCCGACGTGATGGACTACCTGGCTCCTCTCGGCCCGGTGTATCAGGCCGGAACGCTCTCGGGTAACCCGGTGGCCGTTGCTGCCGGAATCGCCACCCTCAAGGCAGTGGATGCTGCGGTGTACGAACACATTGACGCCACATCACTGCTCTTGTCCGAAGCGGTCTCTGCAGCACTGTCGGCGGAGGGCGTTGCCCACCGGGTGCAGCGAGCCGGAAACCTGTTCAGCTTCGTGTTCGGTGCGGAGGCCGCCGCCCAGGCACCGCGGACCTACGCCGAGGTTTTGCGCCAGGAAGCATTTCGCTATGCACCGTTCTTTCACGCGATGCTCGATGGCGGAGTGTCACTGCCGCCGTCGGTGTTCGAGGCCTGGTTCGTGTCCAACGCGCACGACGAGACGGCCATCGGTCGCATTTTCGACGCGCTCCCCGCGGCGGCGCGCGCGGCGGCTGCAGCCACCGTCTAG